Within the Dehalococcoidia bacterium genome, the region GGCATCTCGAAGCCGGCGGCCTAATCCGCCATCTCCACTAGCTCCACCAGCACCCCCGCGTGCGCCCGCGGGTGCATGAAGCAGATGAGCCCTGCCAGCCCGTAGCGCGGCTCCGTGTCCAGCAGCTCCACGCCTCGCGCCTTGAGCTCCGCCATCTCCGACCGGATGTCCGGGGTCGTGAAGCAGACATGGTGCAGCCCTTCGCCGCGACGGGCCAGGTAGCGCCCGACGCCGCTCTCCTCCGACAGCGGCTCCAGCAGCTCGATCTCCACGTTGTCCATCGAGAGCAGGGCCGCCTTTACTCCCTGCTCCTCCACGGTCTCGACCTTGTCCAGGTGCAAACCCAGCTTGTCTTGGTAGAACCGGATGCCCGCGTCGAGGTCGTGCAGCACGAGCGCAATGTGGTGAATCCGTCCGATGCTCATCCCGCCTCGCTTCCAAAGACCGCGAACGCTTTGCCTGAGTCTACCCACGCCGCCGCCACTCTGGCCAGTGCTCGCCGTCTGCAGCCACGCTCTCCCTCTTGCTCCTGCTCCCTGTTCTCTGGCCTCCGCAGTCGGTACTCTGCACTACAGGATGCAGGTTATCCCCGAAGACCTCGACGGCTCCGGCCTCTCGATCGCTGTCGTCGTATCGCGCTTCAACACGCTCGTCACGGAGCGCCTCCTGGCCGGCGCGCTCGAGGCGCTGGCCGAATGCCGCGTCCCCGAGGCCGGGACCGTCATCGCCTGGGTGCCTGGATCGTTCGAACTCGCCTACGCTGCCCGTCAGCTCGCCCTCAGCGGCCGCTTCGATGCCGTCATTTGCCTCGGCTGCGTCATCAAAGGAGAGACCGACCACAACGAGTACATCAACCGCGAGGCCGCCCGCGGTATCGCCCAGGTCGGCGAGGACACCGGCGTGCCCGCCATCTTCGGCGTCATCACTCCGAACAACCTGGAGCAGGCCCTCGCCCGCGTGCCGGAGGGCCCCGCCAATAAGGGCTACGAGGTCGCGCTCAGCGCCGTGGTCATGGGCAACCTGCGACGCAGCCTCCGGCGCGCAGGCCTGGCCCGCTAGGGCCGATCAGCCGTCGTCAGGCCCGAAAGTAGGACCGGCTAAGCGCAAGGGACGGCTCCGGCTCGCGACCGCGCAGCAGCCCGGTGCGCCTCCCCTAAGAGCCCCTAAGAAAATCAGGGTTCCCCTAGGGGAAACGTAGGGGATTCCCCTATGTATGGCCTCCCTTAAGGGCCCATATCCTCATGCCGTCATGGAACGACACGACCCCGCCG harbors:
- the mce gene encoding methylmalonyl-CoA epimerase encodes the protein MSIGRIHHIALVLHDLDAGIRFYQDKLGLHLDKVETVEEQGVKAALLSMDNVEIELLEPLSEESGVGRYLARRGEGLHHVCFTTPDIRSEMAELKARGVELLDTEPRYGLAGLICFMHPRAHAGVLVELVEMAD
- the ribH gene encoding 6,7-dimethyl-8-ribityllumazine synthase, which encodes MQVIPEDLDGSGLSIAVVVSRFNTLVTERLLAGALEALAECRVPEAGTVIAWVPGSFELAYAARQLALSGRFDAVICLGCVIKGETDHNEYINREAARGIAQVGEDTGVPAIFGVITPNNLEQALARVPEGPANKGYEVALSAVVMGNLRRSLRRAGLAR